From a single Vanessa atalanta chromosome 26, ilVanAtal1.2, whole genome shotgun sequence genomic region:
- the LOC125073876 gene encoding uncharacterized protein LOC125073876 gives MPSEDKVHLYDNVQGGVQADVQKSRRDLSSLINLLSQKQSGNRQPILLIVDSGSKMDNKQDQKYRAGSPETSDENGIGHIPHLLLQHKVKNLIKKSTTKSYVQLKNEAKQLHRLQRLRDNQGRQLNDKNVLRSPIVKQLLRISNRIQCEARDECQDRCGNRYKGKKIVTCNVQCEVKYECEEEEKDPCDDGDCDSCGNSLECLMSTRGERLVTKETKCKRC, from the exons GTGCAAGCCGATGTTCAAAAGTCGAGACGAGATTTGTCCAGTCTGATAAATCTGCTAAGTCAAAAACAATCCGGCAACAGACAGCCGATTCTCCTCATAGTCGACTCTGGTTCCAAAATGGATAATAAACAAGATCAGAAATATCGTGCTGGTTCTCCAGAAACCAGTGACGAAAATGGAATCGGACATATACCGCACTTATTGCTACAACATaag GTAAAGAACTTGATAAAGAAAAGTACAACAAAATCATATGTCCAACTGAAAAATGAGGCGAAGCAGTTACACCGACTTCAAAGACTTAGAGACAATCAAGGTCGACAATTGAACGACAAAAACGTACTAAGATCGCCGATCGTGAAGCAACTACTTAGAATCTCAAATAGAATCCAATGCGAAGCAAGAGACGAATGTCAAGACAGATGTGGCAATAGatataaaggtaaaaaaattgtaacctgTAACGTACAATGTGAAGTTAAGTATGAGTGTGAGGAAGAAGAAAAGGATCCGTGTGATGACGGAGACTGTGACTCTTGTGGTAATTCGCTCGAATGTCTCATGAGTACGAGAGGAGAACGACTCGTCACCAAAGAAACTAAATGCAAACGTTGTTGA